DNA sequence from the Penaeus monodon isolate SGIC_2016 chromosome 28, NSTDA_Pmon_1, whole genome shotgun sequence genome:
NNNNNNNNNNNNNNNNNNNNNNNNNNNNNNNNNNNNNNNNNNNNNNNNNNNNNNNNNNNNNNNNNNNNNNNNNNNNNNNNNNNNNNNNNNNNNNNNNNNNNNNNNNNNNNNNNNNNNNNNNNNNNNNNNNNNNNNNNNNNNNNNNNNNNNNNNNNNNNNNNNNNNNNNNNNNNNNNNNNNNNNNNNNNNNNNNNNNNNNNNNNNNNNNNNNNNNNNNNNNNNNNNNNNNNNNNNNNNNNNNNNNNNNNTCTgtgcataatattttttattattatttttgtagatcATGCTATAGATTTCATTTagtacttttttttgtatgatttctgtattgtttcttattttttaaccTGACTATATcagtaagaaagaaaatttgTGTTTTGTCAAAATCTGTATCCTTCGAATCACTTGAAACAGTACTTTTATCAGTGGTCATAACAAGCCTTAAACAAAGCATAAGCGTACTATTAAAATTCCCGCTTTCTTTGCAGCTCGGTCGTGACACTTAATGCTGTGTTCATGAGTATGGTACGGTCGCTGGCTCCAAGTGCAGCAATAGAGGTGATAAATATATCATCTCTGTGTGCAGTGCAGCCCTTCAAGTCGTGGGGTTTATACTGTGCAGGGAAAGCGGGCAGAGATATGTTGTTTAGGGTCTTGGCTGCTGAAGAACCTAATGTTACGGTGCTGAACTATGCTCCTGGACCGCTCGATAATGACATGCAGGTGAGGCCACGGCAAGTTTCTCAGGCTTTTCAAGGTCACGGCTCATGTTAAATTCACTCTTGTACCATTTTTTACTTGCGTGGTATTTGAAGAAAGAATATAGGTTTTCTGCTTTCTGCAGAAATATGGAAAACTTATGATttgataattttctttgttttcggaaATGTATGCAATTATTCAACCATCCGTCCTGTAGAGAATCAATTACGAAAAATCATACAAAGACAAAAATCCTGTTCTGTGAGTGAAGTGTCAAAGCATATAACTGGAGGCAACTTTAACAAATTCTAGGCACATTTCCGTTTACCTATTGCCCATACAGGAATTTTAAATTGATTTAAATATCATGGATAATCGTCAATATATTATGGATAGCTGTGGCATGTTCACGGGATGAGTAGATAGGGTGGCCATTTCCCTTTCGCTCCGACTTTGACCCCTGCAATATCATGGCTAGGAGCAATTTTNNNNNNNNNNNNNNNNNNNNNNNNNNNNNNNNNNNNNNNNNNNNNNNNNNNNNNNNNNNNNNNNNNNNNNNNNNNNNNNNNNNNNNNNNNNNNNNNNNNNNNNNNNNNNNNNNNNNNNNNNNNNNNNNNNNNNNNNNNNNNNNNNNNNNNNNNNNNNNNNNNNNNNNNNNNNNNNNNNNNNNNNNNNNNNNNNNNNNNNNNNNNNNNNNNNNNNNNNNNNNNNNNNNNNNNNNNNNNNNNNNNNNNNNNNNNNNNNNNNNNNNNNNNNNNNNNNNNNNNNNNNNNNNNNNNNNNNNNNNNNNNNNNNNNNNNNNNNNNNNNNNNNNNNNNNNNNNNNNNNNNNNNNNNNNNNNNNNNNNNNNNNNNNNNNNNNNNNNNNNNNNNNNNNTCGTTATATTTATCCCTCTATTTACATCCTTATAATGCTAGATTAGTTTCATTACACAGATAAGATTCCCATAACAAGTCTCAAACATGCTTTTTCCCCCCAGGTGGCTGCGCGCACTGAGACAGCTGATGATGATCTTCGTTCCATTTTCTCCTCCATGAAGAGTGAGGGAAAACTCTTACCTTGCAGCACGTCCGTTGCCAAACTGATAGACATTTTGAACAGTAAGAAATTCAAGTCTGGTGATCACgttgattattatgatgaataaTGCTGCGAGGATTGTAAAACAGTGTAAACGTCAGTGAATATTTTTGGGTGAATATTTTGGAGgataactcccccctcccctcatttttttgTGAGTTTGGAAGACTGATATTCAATTTCTTGCAGATTCCACGAAGTAGAAATTTAATTAAGGAAGGTTAATAAGGGAAAAAgcaaattcatatatgtatttaatatcaaTGCCTCAGTATACACAGTTGTTCAGNNNNNNNNNNNNNNNNNNNNNNNNNNNNNNNNACAGTTTACGCTGAATCTCACAATGAAACACCAgttctatcattttatttgtttattttttgtaatggCTTGAAGCGAAGTGCAGTGTTGCACGTTGTTGTTCATtcctgttgttgattttttttctttaagatagtatatattgaatattttttttgctaaataGTATACATTCAATTATTTTTGCTCTCTAATATTTTTTAGAATAAATATGATCAGNNNNNNNNNNNNNNNNNNNNNNNNNNNNNNNNNNNNNNNNNNCTAATATTTATAANNNNNNNNNNNNNNNNNNNNNNNNNNNNACTAATCCTTTATACTGGTGGTTGTTTCATTCAAAgatttgttttaatgtatattgCTCTTCGGGCTCAAGAGCATCAAAGCGTGGNNNNNNNNNNNNNNNNNNNNNNNNNNNNNNTAGTATTGCTATAAACTTACTAGCAGAAGTAGgctagaatataaaataatacttccTGACATTTCTTGTCTCAAGAAGCCNNNNNNNNNNNNNNNNNNNNNNNNNNNNNNNNNNNNNNNNNNNNNNNNNNNNNNNNNNNNNNNNNNTCATTTGGATGTAATCCTATTTGaatcatttgattttattattgttatataaaacaCCAGTATTGATAACTTTAAACAGAGCTATTGATTTCTGAATCAATACCATCAGTTTTATTGAGTTTTCTTTCCAATAAGAATGATTTTTACCAAATATATTAGAACTATGAGAAGAGGTAGATCGAAAGTTGTGGTAAAAATGAAACATGATCAAAATATACTagtttataatactatatctaataaaaataaagacatttgTATTGTCAGGCAAAAAAGCTGTATAGAATAATTCACAAATAGGCTAaaccgaaatgaaaaaatatatatcattgcaCTGAAATTACAGATCTGCATTAAACAGTCATCATAGTGCCTCTTCATTGACAAGGTAAAAATAAGACCGAGGGAAAATGGGTGACTCTTGTAGGGAAATCTTGACATCAAACAGATTCCCATTCATCAGTCTTCAGAGAGCTTCTGCCTCGATCTTGACATCAAAAAGATTCCCATTCATCAGTCTTCAGAGAGCTTCTGCCTCGATTCACTCCTCTTCGCTTTTTGGGGGGCATTGCTGTTCAAATGAAAGAGGGATGATCAGGATTCAAActtgcttttttttaatctttgttatTGACGTTGATATGGTATGTATTTCATTAATCATTTCCTGTAAAAGTGATATGATACAATCACTTGTTTTCTACTAAACAAATGTTAAGACCAGATTAACATAatggaagaagatatatataaagcttcACATGAAAAAGAAGTTCTCAACGAAACAAACATTTCCTGAAAACGTACTTGGCAGTAGGTAGTGCAAATACAagtaaattctttttaaaaaatcatattacaCAATCACAAATACCACAAAGCATACAAACCATAACAGcctcaccctttaaaaaaatacccccagtgatatgaagataaaaaataaaaaaatctgcacGTAAGGAATTAAGCTTACACGTAGGAGTACCGAACTTCGAGGGCAGTTTTCCTTACCATATCCCGGGGCACAAGGACGGTGTAAGCATCGGGTCCTTGTGGTATATAGGAGTACTTTAAGAGGCATCCTGAGTTAACCATCACGCAGGTGTTCTTTGCAGGTTCTGGTGTGCAGATGTTGAGTGAAAATGGATATGTTATTGGTAATATCGAGAGTACAAATAATAACCATTCAGGTGAAATATCATTACATATTGCGTCTTCAGCACCGgaagaaaaagatcaatttcTGACCCTACAATAGTGTCACAAAAATATATCCAATGCATAATTAACAATGAAAACCTCTTTTATCACTTACCTAGATTATCTACCATCGTAATCGTGATCTGACAGTCAGCACAAATCAGCAAGTCCCGATTCCAGGCTTTGCAAAGGACACAGGGTTTAAGCTTTTCACAGACACCAGCTGCATATACTGTATCTTCGCAGTACATGCCTTTGTACCTAGAAATGAAAAATGACTTATAGTTTCGTTACATGTGTTTTAGCATTTTTATATGGAATTCTCAGTTNNNNNNNNNNNNNNNNNNNNNNNNNNNNNNNNNNNNNNNNNNNNNNNNNNNNNNNNNNNNNNNNNNNNNNN
Encoded proteins:
- the LOC119591530 gene encoding sepiapterin reductase-like (The sequence of the model RefSeq protein was modified relative to this genomic sequence to represent the inferred CDS: added 77 bases not found in genome assembly) — translated: MSGTEGSWGACWVLVTGASRGLGAAICEGVAPLLGEGSRMVGVARTAGGLANTEGQVKKAGAKVQFLPVVLDLGVASKADMETALKLHFGGENVPRPSRVLIFHNAGSLGSLRYLKDQGDQQHVQQYFNLNVSSVVTLNAVFMSMVRSLAPSAAIEVINISSLCAVQPFKSWGLYCAGKAGRDMLFRVLAAEEPNVTVLNYAPGPLDNDMQVAARTETADDDLRSIFSSMKSEGKLLPCSTSVAKLIDILNSKKFKSGDHVDYYDE